One window from the genome of Magnolia sinica isolate HGM2019 chromosome 4, MsV1, whole genome shotgun sequence encodes:
- the LOC131243700 gene encoding G-type lectin S-receptor-like serine/threonine-protein kinase LECRK1, which produces MATILAFLLFLSTFSTATAQPKHLNITIDSYISATTHPTSWSSPSGLFSFGFYREGAGFRVGIWLETSPNKTIVWTANQDDPPVSGNSTLVLLKNGFSLRTAGAQDKFLPSEFSSQYFLSSALMFDSGNLVLYYSDYENTWESFNYPTDTILGGQSLLTGNKLFSSESETNHSTGRFMLIMQEDGNLVLYPKDLDNTTSIDAYWAAATNQEESVSLHLYPDGFMYLVNDTGYNKNFLKRGAVANSGTVVYRATIDVDGIFRLYSHRFTRNSISTTMTEVSALPNKCKVNSICGFNSYCRLVDDKPNCLCLPGYNFTDPDHQVEGCSRNFTMEGCMVKKEHFKYFISTVEDVVFRENSYSTLPIAKDECGNACLNDCNCEAAMFQDGKCKKLVLPLIYGRSDGSDSAIFIKMGNESPVDANTNSSPNASKMPAVEIKKESRVKVLTAGIVLITTCLLASIAFSCFLIYRNRAQSSKKMTEDNNLSLSEEIVLRSFSYNELVKATDNFKEELGKGAFGTVYKGTLYNSNRTIAVKRLEKLIEEGEREFRAETRAIGRTHHRNLVRLLGFCDEGSSRLLVYEYMSNGSLANLLFRSQSRPDWKERVRFALDVARGIFYLHEDCEPHIIHCDIKPQNILMDGFWTAKISDFGLAKLLLPDQTRTFTGVRGTRGYLAPEWYRNIPISVKTDVYSYGIVLLEIICCRRYIELEVPDNEIVLTEWVYSCFMAGELHKLLGGEEVEGKILDRMVKVGLWCIQDEPALRPSMKNVIWMMEGNVDIPIPPSPISSMNIS; this is translated from the coding sequence ATGGCTACCATCCTtgcctttctcctctttctctccacATTTTCTACTGCAACAGCTCAACCAAAACATTTAAACATAACCATAGATTCTTATATCTCTGCCACAACCCACCCCACTTCATGGAGCTCCCCTTCTGGTCTATTCTCTTTCGGTTTCTACCGTGAAGGCGCCGGCTTCAGAGTCGGAATATGGTTGGAGACAAGTCCAAACAAGACAATCGTATGGACCGCGAACCAGGATGACCCGCCTGTTTCCGGAAACAGTACATTGGTCTTATTGAAGAATGGTTTCTCTCTACGAACGGCAGGAGCCCAAGATAAGTTCCTTCCAAGTGAATTCTCATCCCAATATTTCTTGTCCTCAGCTTTGATGTTCGATTCAGGAAACTTGGTTCTCTACTATTCCGATTACGAAAACACTTGGGAAAGCTTCAATTATCCGACTGACACCATTTTAGGGGGCCAATCCCTTCTGACAGGGAATAAACTGTTTTCAAGCGAATCAGAAACTAACCATTCGACTGGGCGCTTTATGTTGATCATGCAAGAGGACGGAAACCTGGTGTTGTACCCGAAAGATCTAGATAACACTACCTCTATTGATGCATATTGGGCAGCAGCGACTAATCAAGAAGAGAGCGTCAGCCTACATCTCTACCCAGATGGCTTCATGTACCTAGTCAATGACACtggatataataaaaatttccTGAAAAGAGGCGCCGTTGCTAACAGCGGAACTGTCGTCTACCGTGCGACCATAGACGTTGATGGTATTTTCCGCTTGTATTCCCATAGATTCACACGGAACAGTATCTCAACAACGATGACTGAAGTATCTGCCTTGCCAAATAAATGTAAAGTAAACAGCATCTGCGGATTTAACAGCTACTGCAGGTTGGTGGATGACAAACCCAATTGCCTTTGTCTTCCTGGTTACAATTTCACCGATCCTGATCACCAGGTGGAAGGCTGCAGCAGAAACTTCACTATGGAAGGTTGCATGGTCAAGAAAGAACATTTTAAATATTTCATTTCTACAGTAGAGGATGTGGTGTTTCGAGAAAATTCGTATAGCACTTTACCGATCGCTAAAGACGAATGCGGAAATGCTTGTTTGAACGACTGTAATTGTGAGGCCGCAATGTTTCAAGATGGCAAGTGCAAGAAACTTGTGCTTCCATTGATATATGGGAGATCAGACGGATCGGACTCTGCCATTTTCATCAAGATGGGTAATGAAAGTCCTGTGGATGCAAACACCAATTCCTCTCCAAATGCATCAAAGATGCCAGCTGTCGAAATCAAGAAAGAGTCACGTGTGAAGGTTTTAACTGCAGGTATAGTTCTAATTACCACGTGTTTACTTGCCAGCATTGCTTTTTCCTGTTTTCTCATCTACAGGAATCGAGCACAAAGCTCTAAAAAGATGACGGAAGATAACAATTTGAGCTTGTCTGAGGAGATTGTTCTCCGATCATTTTCTTACAATGAGCTCGTAAAAGCAACTGACAATTTCAAGGAAGAGTTGGGAAAGGGTGCTTTTGGAACAGTTTACAAAGGGACCTTATACAACAGCAACAGAACGATTGCTGTAAAGCGACTTGAGAAATTgattgaagaaggagaaagggagTTTCGTGCTGAAACTAGGGCTATAGGGAGAACTCATCACAGGAACTTAGTACGATTGCTTGGCTTTTGTGATGAGGGTTCTTCAAGGCTTCTGGTTTATGAATACATGAGCAACGGATCTCTTGCAAACCTTCTATTCAGGTCCCAAAGCCGACCTGATTGGAAAGAAAGGGTGAGATTTGCACTAGATGTCGCCAGAGGAATCTTCTATCTACATGAAGACTGCGAGCCCCATATTATCCACTGTGATATAAAGCCTCAAAACATACTCATGGATGGCTTTTGGACTGCAAAGATATCCGATTTCGGTTTGGCAAAGCTGCTTTTGCCAGATCAAACAAGAACCTTTACTGGGGTGAGAGGGACGAGAGGGTACTTGGCACCTGAATGGTACAGGAACATACCGATATCAGTGAAGACAGATGTTTATAGCTATGGGATTGTGTTATTGGAAATTATATGTTGCAGGAGGTATATTGAGTTAGAGGTTCCAGATAATGAGATTGTTCTCACTGAATGGGTTTATAGCTGCTTCATGGCTGGAGAGTTGCATAAGCTTTTGGGCGGAGAAGAAGTGGAAGGGAAGATTTTGGATAGGATGGTAAAGGTGGGGTTGTGGTGTATTCAAGATGAACCAGCTCTTCGTCCTTCCATGAAGAATGTGATTTGGATGATGGAAGGGAATGTGGACATTCCCATTCCCCCATCTCCGATTTCATCCATGAACATATCTTGA
- the LOC131243701 gene encoding large ribosomal subunit protein eL36x-like isoform X2, whose amino-acid sequence MAPSQPNSGLFVGLNKGHVVTKRELAPRPSARKGKTSKRVHFVRGIIREVAGFAPYEKRITELLKVGKDKRALKLAKRKLGTHKRAKKKREEMSNVLRKMRSAGVSDKKK is encoded by the exons ATGGCTCCATCGCAGCCTAACAGTGGGCTGTTTGTTGGGTTGAACAAAGGGCATGTTGTCACAAAAAGGGAATTGGCTCCTCGCCCTTCTGCCAGAAAAGGG AAAACTAGCAAACGGGTGCATTTTGTTCGGGGCATCATTAGGGAAGTTGCTGGGTTTGCTCCCTATGAGAAGAGAATTACTGAGCTCCTGAAAGTTGGAAAGGACAAGCGTGCACTGAAATTGGCAAAGAGAAAGTTAGGTACCCACAAAAGAGCGAAGAAGAAGCGTGAGGAGATGTCCAATGTTCTTCGCAAGATGAG ATCTGCCGGAGTGTCCGACAAGAAGAAGTGA